tctcttgaccaactgttcaagaatcgcTTTGCGAAAcaaacgcacaatgtttttctcttattcttttattctcccatgcaaatgagaagaaaatgagaagaaaatgaaaaatatgtctctgcgaaattcgaacccgtgacttatcgcttactcgctccatcTCAAACCATccgtgcgaatttctgtttgtgatagaaattgcagcatctgcctcttatctattcttcgtccttccttaatttctttcacatttgccttcttctcctgatcatgaaaatcttccactgaaacttccattttctccttaaatttcaccacaacaactaattttttctctcactcttttcatgtctttgaattgttgatgatgtttactccctgaaagtgtgatttcttccataaaatttccattttggaacctaaattttgtagatctagaaaaatatgaacaatagcaaATCTTCataaaaatttcttgaatcaaaaaattacaggaaggataaatcctttactcgatccatgtttctagcgtcattatgtagttgtaggaaatcctacaacgcaccccttgtaataatttgtagatctaaacataaaaatgatgataagaattctaaaattgtaaagagacacaaggtttacgtggttcgatcaatttgatctacatccacggggttaggttttactatgattatttgtaattacatcttgattacatggaaactccattaatgagtatttggagctctaggttcttgaaggaggaagaagaaggagataataataatacgaccaattctactttctctctctacataatgtatcctctcctaaagtgtgtctcccCTTTTGATTATCtatcttgcctttctctttatctcgcgcccaaactacattctcgcaagcttcgctaccttctcgcaaactctctctataatttcgcaggctctatctataatttcacaaattcttattgttgtgcgatatttggatcctacagttTTTTCGGCATCAAAATTACCCTCAAAATCTCTCCTGATTCGTACACATCTTTCCAGATCCCTTGTACACTCGAGATCAACCACCAACCCAATCTTAAACTGATTCTGTAGTTCAACTGATTTATCGTTCCAGACTTAATCCAAACTTTGTATGACTCCTTTCCTATCCTCCCGGCATCACGTCGTTCCATACTTAACCCAGACCATGGGTTTTCAGTGCAACATGGCCTTTAGCTTATGGTTTGCTATTTTATGGGCCTTGTCATAATCTCTACCGTCCAAGTCCCGATTGATTTTGACCGTCCTTTACCCATCATAGACTCCACATTGGACATACAAATGGAATATTCCGATTACTCTGCTTTGAGTTCGAACCTCAGAGAATTACATATTCCAGTTATATTCTCTAAATTTAATGTTCTGCAAATCATAGGGGGTTGTGTTCGTCAGATTTAATGCACTCTCCCATAAACTGACAGCTGAACGAGTACATGCACATAATCTTTTTCTATTTTAAGAGAACTATCTAATGAAATTAGTAAATGGAAGCATAATTATTTTGAGTTGGGATAAAAAATTGGTGGCTGCCGAATATAAGAATTTACACCAAAGTATATTACAAGAATTTCTTCCTACTAAAATTTCAATTGATGACAAAAGTTCCATAACATTAACCAAAGTTCAGGAACTATATACGAGGGAGACCCtacttttagtttgtttttccatAGCCACCTCCTGGGATTTAATTAATCATAATGCAGAAATCTGTCGAACTCTTTTTTACATGAATGCAATATATAGCGGTACAACTTTTGGTCAATTAGCTAGAACATAGAAGTCCACAAACCTTGTTTCCTAAGTACGTTAAAGTAAGAATGCAGAAAGTTTAGAAGGAAAGTGGGCCGCGGTGGCCGGACGGTTGAAGGTCGTCGGCTCTTAAATCTTAAGccataaacaacaagaaaaaaggCAACCACCTCAAGAAACAACAAGACACGCATAGTGAGGGAAGAACACCATAACGAAAGCTCTAAAAATATAGAGGAATACAGATTCTTAGTTGACCAACAAGTCAACTTCAAACTCACAGTCAAGCAAACCTAGTACATCCACAAACTTGTGCTTCATGGCATGTTTAgattttgtaatgacccgtccctccaccgatactgtccccacttagccactgcggtcatccggcagtgtggggtttttaacgggcatcgctgcggtaatccaacagaaacttctcggatggtcacccatccctggattactccatcccgagcacacttaactgcagagttttctgccaactgtgttgaaaaggcctcggtgataGGGAATGACAAATCATTAATTATATTCTATTCGGCCAACCGCTGCCGAATATTGGGGTATTACAGATTTTATTTTGAGGAATGACACCGCTCAAGAGGGCTCAATATAAAATAATCTCCGGAGTCCGGACTAAATTCCTACTCTCATTTTTCAATACGCATTACAAATCCGGATCATTAGAAAGAATACCACGGTGTAGATTTCGGTTTATATGTTAATTTTTCAATCATCACATGTTTTGGGATAAAATATGAATTAATGCCATGCATGGCTATgataaacatgagcatagagattctaatgtagttgtgagaataattctctgtatcttcattgataggcaaaagactgatttatacatgtttacacaactagataaggcaaataaaagatacacctaataACTAGATAAgacaaataaaagatacacctaataagtagataaggaaaataaaagatacacctaacaatatctaggatatatacagaaagaatatatatgcagttacaaccaaataacaaacacaataatgtcaagatatatcatatcttgaccatatcCTAACACCCCCCCTCAGACTCAAGGTGGTGGAGTACACATCTTGAGTCTGGAAATTAAGAATCGAAGACGAGCTGCAGAGTGAGTCTTGGTGAAAAGATCAGCCACTTGAAATTCTGATTTAACATGCAGAAGAGTCATTGTACCTTTCTTGAAATGATGACGAGTAAAATGACAATCTATCTCTATATGttttgtacgctcatgaaagaCATCATTGTGTGTAATTTGAATAGCAACCTTGTTATCACAATACAGTGGTGTAGGAGCAGAAATTAGAACTCCCATATAACGAAGTAGCCACCGTAACCAAATGAGTTCAGATGTGGTGTGAGCAAGTGCTCTAtactctgcttcagcacttgaacgagaaaccacactttgtttcttacttctccatgaAATAAACGAGTCTCCCAAGAACACACAATAGTCTGTAATAGATTTTATATCCGTAATATCCCCAGCCCAATCGGAATCTGAGTAAGCTTGAAGAGTGAGATCAGACTTTGATGAGAAACACAGACCTTGATGAAGAGACCCCTTGATATATCTTAGAATTCTGAGAACTTTTGCATAATCAGTAGACCTTGGAGCAGGAATAAACTGACTGACTATGTGAACTGCATGACTTATGTCTGGTCTCGTAATAGTCAAGTAATTTAGACTCCTCACTAGTTGACGATACAATGTTGGATTAGACAATAGAGTCCCATCTGTAGGACTGTATTTTACattcaattcaagaggtgtgTCAGTTACCTTATTGTCAGATAGCCCTGCACGCGGTAGAATCTCAGATGCATATTTGACTTGTGATTTGAAATAACCAGTGTGTGacatgccaacttcaatgccaagaaagCAACTTAAAgatccaagatctttcatcttaaaacaatcactgaGATATaatttgagttcagtaataccttGTAGATCACTGCCAGTAATAACCATGTCGTCAACATACAAGAGAAGAAGGACAAtttatttttctgacgatctgacAAACATAGCTGAATCACATAATCTTTGTGTAAGTCCATACTGGAGAATTGCATTGctaaacttctcaaaccaagcacgagATTCTTGTTTGAGTCCAAATAATGCTCGCCGAAGCTTACATACTTGATTAGGTTCATGAAGCAAACCAGGAGGAGGTTGCATGTAAACCTCTTCTTGTAACTCACCATGAAGAAACGCGTTTTTTACGTCCATTTGATGAAGCCCCCATTGCCAtgctgcagcaacaacaagtaatgtacgaactgtaaccattctggccactggtgcaaatgtttcttcatagtcaaCACCATACTCTTGTGTATAACCTTTTGCAACAACTCGTGATTTACATCGTTCAAACTCACCATCTGACTTGGTCTTAACTTTATAGACCCATCTGCTTCCAACAACTGATTTTCCAGGAGGAAGGTCCACCATTTCCCATGTGCCCGCCTCTGCATGTGCTTCCAATTCATCATCAATTGAATCTTGCCATTATGGAATGGCTGCAGCTTCTTTGTATGTTTTCggttcataaaatgacaaaatagAAGACAAGGAACAGTGATAGTCTGCATACTTAGCTGGTGGTCTTCGATTGCGAGGTGGCAAAGAATTTTCTTCAGAATCAGGATCTCGTTCCTGAGTTGCACTGTTAGGTTGAGTCGTAGAGTGGTCTTGGTCATCCGTATCTGGTGGATCAACAACTAGAGGAGATGGACTTTTAGGAGTAGATATAGGAAAAGTGCTAGGATTGGATTCACTATGAAATGGATCATAATAAGTGAAAGACTCAAAAGATGATGATTTGCTGCTTGGAAGTGACCAGAAtggaactttctcccagaatgtgACATGACGAGAGACACGAAGCTTTCTATTAACTGGATCATAACAACAGTACCCTTTTTGTTCAATACCATAACCAAGGAAGGCACACAATACAttcttttgaccaagtttatgacgTTCACGTTCTGGAAGGAAAACAAGTTGAACCAAAGACTCGAAGCTCAGAATAGTTTGGTTTCTTACCATAGAGACGCTCATAAGGTGACATTCCTCCTATGACAGTTGTTGGGACTCTATTGATGGTGTAGACTGCAATAAGGACTGATTCTCCGCAGAAATTGGAAGGAACTGAGCCAGAAATTAACTGAGTTCTAGCAGTCTCTATAATATGACGGTGTTtacgttctgcaactccattttgttctgGAGTTTCAGTACATGACAGTTGAAGAATGGTGCCTTGGCTTTTAAGAAATTctttgaatggattggaaatatattcccctccttgatcagcacgaaaaactttgatcactttaccaaactgagtttttatcatggttgagaaatcaacatataacttaagaaaATATGCTCTAGAACTGAATAGATATACCCATGTATAACacgaataatcatcaataaaactgaCATAATACAAAGCACCTCCCTTTGACATAATTGGAGATTTACCCCAGACATCAGAATGTATAAGAGCAAAAGGTTCAGTTGAGACAGAAGTGCTAAGATTAAAAGAAAGAGCTGGTGGTTTTGCCAGTTTACAAGAGATCCAATTTGGTTCTTTATCTAACCGAGTATCTCCTAGTAAACCCTTATTGATCATACATGAAAGACGAGAAAAGTAAACATGACCTAACCTAGAATGCCAAGACATGAAGGGAGATATTGACACAGGTGCAGTGGGATTAGCAGCTACGACATGACTTTTAGATTCCGTTGAGAGAGCAAGAGATTGAAGGAGATACAACCGACaaactctacggcctatcccaactagcttcccTGTTTTGAGATCTTGTATAGCACAACCAAAAGGAAAACAATATGTGTTATAACCTTGATCACACAGTTGACCAACTGAAATAAGATTCATTGTAATATTTGGAACAAGAAGCACATCTGGTACATAGAAGTTATTTGAATTGTTGACCAAGCCTATATGACTTGCATTTACTGTTGATCCTTCAGCAGTATGAATCTTAGGGGTGATGACAGGATGAAGACTTTCAAaaaacttttgattaaaagtcatatggtttgatgctcctGAGTCGAGAAACCATTCTGTTGAATAAATACCTGAGGAGATAGAGAAGGCAGATGCAGCTGTAGGGTTGTTACCAATTGAGAGTGCGTGTTTAATCATCTCTTGAATATCAACAAGGTTTGGTGCTGAACCACCACCGGGTACAAACTAATGCAAATGAGGTTGTCGATGTTGCAtatggatctgttgcagatgTAACTGGAGCTGTCGTAAATCTGGTAGGTGTATTGAATTTGTTTCCTCCATTAGCATTGATCCTTCTCATGTTTC
This genomic stretch from Papaver somniferum cultivar HN1 chromosome 5, ASM357369v1, whole genome shotgun sequence harbors:
- the LOC113280043 gene encoding uncharacterized protein LOC113280043 is translated as MVITGSDLQGITELKLYLSDCFKMKDLGSLSCFLGIEVGMSHTGYFKSQVKYASEILPRAGLSDNKVTDTPLELNVKYSPTDGTLLSNPTLYRQLVRSLNYLTITRPDISHAVHIVSQFIPAPRSTDYAKVLRILRYIKGSLHQGLCFSSKSDLTLQAYSDSDWAGDITDIKSITDYCVFLGDSFISWRKYRALAHTTSELIWLRWLLRYMGVLISAPTPLYCDNKVAIQITHNDVFHERTKHIEIDCHFTRHHFKKGTMTLLHVKSEFQVADLFTKTHSAARLRFLISRLKMCTPPP